A region of Trachemys scripta elegans isolate TJP31775 chromosome 24, CAS_Tse_1.0, whole genome shotgun sequence DNA encodes the following proteins:
- the LOC117869859 gene encoding sialic acid-binding Ig-like lectin 13 yields MWVPGASQMPPSTKLCIEIILALLCQDRLCQAPVYQIQVPSRVTAQQGLCVLLPCNFTANFESSEVAYKYWFLRDDDRDTSPAMATIDPARALREPGGRISLVREAPDDCSLRISDVRARDRDRYYFRFQKGDFKYTYPETQPLVDVTELTEPPVLRVPEVLLSEQLVNVTCQAPWTCSGTPPQITWTGGFNYTARNLSVTLANGSVSYSSELSFTPAPGDHSKELVCTVTYPALVGVFTRRYVRLQVHCE; encoded by the exons ATGTGGGTACCAGGAGCCAGCCAGATGCCCCCTTCCACCAAGCTCTGCATTGAAATCATCCTCGCACTGCTCTGCCAGG ATCGGCTCTGCCAGGCGCCCGTCTATCAGATACAGGTCCCGTCCCGCGTCACGGCCCAGCAGGGTCTCTGCGTCCTGCTCCCCTGTAATTTCACAGCCAATTTTGAGTCCTCCGAGGTCGCCTACAAATACTGGTTTCTCAGGGACGACGACAGGGACACCAGCCCGGCCATGGCCACCATAGATCCTGCCAGGGCCCTGCGGGAGCCTGGGGGCCGGATCAGCCTGGTGAGGGAAGCCCCAGATGACTGCTCCCTGCGCATCAGCGACGTGAGAGCCAGAGACAGGGACCGCTACTACTTCCGCTTCCAGAAGGGAGACTTTAAATACACCTACCCTGAGACCCAGCCACTGGTGGACGTGACAG AGCTGACGGAGCCACCGGTGCTGAGGGTCCCCGAGGTGCTACTCTCCGAACAGCTGGTGAATGTGACCTGCCAGGCTccatggacctgctctgggacccctccccaaatcaccTGGACAGGGGGGTTCAACTACACAGCCAGGAATCTCTCGGTCACCCTGGCAAATGGCAGTGTCTCCTACAGCTCTGAGCTCAGCTTCACGCCAGCCCCGGGGGACCACAGCAAAGAGCTCGTCTGCACCGTCACGTACCCCGCCCTGGTCGGGGTCTTCACCCGCAGATACGTCCGACTCCAGGTCCACTGTGAGTGA